Sequence from the Rutidosis leptorrhynchoides isolate AG116_Rl617_1_P2 chromosome 3, CSIRO_AGI_Rlap_v1, whole genome shotgun sequence genome:
TGAAATGGAACTCACAATGGAGACCGATCAAGACAGAATACCTTGAAGTAGATACAATAAGAAACCTTGTTCTACAAACAACATTTTTGGTTGAGATCATATCAAAGGATATTATGCTACTTTTTAACCTCGTGTATGTGCTTAAAACATTGATCTGGCATTCTAAAAAAACACACACAACAAACAAACAGTTTTGTTTGTTTTATTGTTTACATCCTCCAAATTGATCTATGATCTTGCTCTCCcttatttataaaagtataatgTTGCGTGTGCCTAAAAAATCTGATTGTTACATATACTGAAATCTGATTGTTACATACTTACACATAGTAAAATCATTGATGAAAAAAAGAACTAGTGAAattcatgttgtatgattagtttAGACCTACTGTATTATTATCAGAAATGGTTGCAGTTTAATCAAGATAGGTACATCCGAGTAAAAATATTCCCTTTATCCGGGGAAAACCTAATTCATTTAAGCTTGTGACTCTGACTATATTATTTTAGACATATTTATACCATAAACATTACATGATAATGTTTACAAGTAACAATAGCCAAAAAcaaaattcatattcatattcaaaaCTATAAGCCATGATAAGTCGAAGTAAGGGCTTAGATCCAAAATGCAAGAGAAGGATTCAGCATTAACATGCACCACCATGATTCTAAGGCAAATGCTGACATCAATGGAATAAAAGAGACAAAACTTAATCAAGAAATAATACCCAAGACCACAACTATATGTGTTTTATTTGTTCAAGGTCAAACTCAAGTCAAAGCTATGAACAAAGATCAGCTTCTATATATCTATATAGGCCATTACCAAGATAGCTAAGTAATATGAATTCTGCAACACAAAAAAGTCCAACTTCCTTTAAGAAAATCAATATCCAGCCTATTGATATTGGGTTCCAACAATGTTGAAGTCAAACTAATTACATCTATCTATCAACACATTATTATGCAACCATCTCAAGATAGATAGCCTAGTGGGTTAGACATTGTTTTCTCACTAAAGATATCATGTTCAAATCTCATTTTTCTTAAGAGCAGTTTGGGATCActcagggggactaaaccacccacacgatcatctctcgcagttgcataacccgcccccaatcCAACTGCTGCCGTGGAGGAAACTCGGACCAATCCGAGGACATGTCCAATAAAACCCCTCTCCCCGCTGCCCCTGCAACATGTGCGAAAGGCGACCTTGGGTGGATTTCAAGGTCAGGGATAGCATGTTCAAACCACATTAATAGTATATCTAAGTAGTTCAGTTCCTTATCCATTTACCAGTATATAAACACGTTATTGTGCATACATACAAATGCAACTAAAATTTAGAGCATTCACATACATCATCTGGCTACACAACAAATTCAAGTCAATTGAAGATTTCAACAAATAAGAAAGAAATCAAACTTGAATCAAATAACTCATAGCATCGTCtgtctattattattaaaagtcaaTTTTGAACAAGAAAGTTTTAACCTTTTGTATTCTATTTATTTGGATTCCTAAAATGATACAACCAAATAAAGCAAATTTCGTCTCTGTTACGAATTTTACAACAATGAAATTACAACAATTACATTTCCACAAGTAAAACACATATTCTACATATCTTCTGGTACATATCACAAAAATCGAAATTTCTTTCCCTTTGCAGCTCACGTTATCATGATTTCGATATCAAAACAAGATCATGCAGATGAACATAAACAATAATGCAAAGAATTTAAGAACAACGTTACCAAATCTTTTGAAGATTCCATCCACGTGTAACAAAGATTCAGTGATCGTTCTTCTTACCCAAACCATAATAACCAACATACCACCTCACAAACTTCTTCAACCCCGTTTGAAGATCCGTTGTTGGCTTATAACCAAACTCCTTTTGAGCAAAACTAATATTCGCATGAGTAAATGGAACATCACCATTTCTAGGCAACTTTGTTACCACTCTTTTCGCTTTCACTTTCAATAACCTTTCCAAAATACTCACTAAATCCGATACAGGAACCGGTGAAGTATTCCCCAAATTAAAAACCCTCAGTTGTGCATTACCCTTTTTCTTCCCACCACTTCCTGTACTTTTTTCAGCAGTATCTAAAGCACCCAAACAACCCTTTACAATATCGTCAATGTACGTAAAATCACGAGCAACTGTTACATGATTCGCACCTTCGAAAATGGGAATCGATTTACCTTTCAATATATCTTTAGTGAAAAAGAAATAAGCCATATCTGGTCTACCCCAAGGTCCATAAACAGTAAAGAACCTTAAACCAGTTAAAGATAAAccatatatatgattataagtgTGTGCAATTTCTTCACCAGCCTTTTTCGTAGCGGCGTATAAGCTCGCGGGCTGATCGGTTCGATCTTTTTCAGAAAAGGGTATTTTAGTATTTAATCCATAAACAGAACTAGATGATGCCCAAACAATAGCAGGTTGTGGATTAGCACTTTTGCATACTTCAAGAAGATTAACTAAACCAGCAATATTACTATGAACATATGAACTAGGGTTCTCCATTGCATATCTAACACCAGCTTGAGCAGCTAAATGCATAACATGAGTAAAAGGGACTACCTCAAAAAGTTTCTTGAGCAAAACGTCGTCGTTTATGTCACCTTCCACAATGAAAATCCCACTTCTTTCAAGTAAAGCCTGTCTAGCTCTTTTCAATGATGGGTCATAGTAATTGTTGAAATTATCAAGACCCAAGACACCATCACCACGGCGTTTCAAGGCGGCGCTGACATGAGTTCCGACAAACCCGGCTGCTCCGGTGACCAAGACTGAGAACCCATTATGTGAACGGATCTTGGCAGATGATTTGACCCGTTTTTCCCATCCGGGTCCACCCCAAGATTTGGTTTTTAAGGATCTTCTATTGAGATCTGAGGGTATTGAGGTTTGTTGTGAGGTGGGTGGTGGTGATTCATAGAAAAAAACAATGATTAAACCCAAGAAAACAAAGCTCCAAAATGTCAGTTTTGCTAAAGATGAATAATGCCATCTGGGTTTATTAAAGTATTGTGATTTCTCCATCTTTAATTTCCCAGGTGTTGATGGAATGTTATTCATTAAGATATGAAAATTACCCCACTCTTATTTATCCCTAATTTTTTTAAAGAAATTTGTGGGTATGAAAAAAAATTCGATCTTTATAGTAAAAGGATGGAACACCCAACTATTATACTTGCCTAATTGTTACAAGAAACTTAAAagtataaagaaagaatgaatctTTAAAAGAAAAATGAGTGGTGGTAATATGAAATTGATgaacaagatgatgatgatgatgaaaaagatAAAGAAGAACAGAGGGTTCTTTCACTTTATGTTTGTTTTATTTATGGGGGAATCTTCTTGTTTCTTGGAGAGATTGATTGTTTACTTTTGGGGTTTCCTTGGTTCTTACACAGATTGATTGTAAAAATGGTGATGAGTTATGAAAGAGAGTGATTAACTAAAAAGAATTGAGTTGGAAGGATCTTGAAATGAATGAATGTTAATGGTGATTTAGTGTGGACTAATTACCGTTTGTCAAAGTCAATAGTGATGCGTAAAATAATTGGTTTCAATTTAAGGAAGggagatataaaataaaataaaataaaaataaaaataaatagacCTCTTTgtggtttatttatttttttaatgctAAACGTACTCGGCTAtgtttaaaaataatataatttttgCTTTTAATTTCTTCTTTCAGCTTGAAAAATATGTCGAAAGTTAGTATTATGAAATATAAATATcaaatttaaattaaaaaaaagtgCAACTTAGAATTATTTTTCACTAAGATTTTTTTCAAATTTGATGGAGAACCATTTACTACGAAGATGGTTCTATCTTCAAGATCCTTTACAATGTAGAGGATGATGTTGGAGTTAGTGCAGATGTTTTTGAGTCTAATGTGGTCGATGGGGGAGGCTGAGAATGATACAAGGGTTATTGGGGCTGGCTGGTTTGAGGGATGTTACTGATGTGGCTGTTAATGAATCAGCTTCTGATTCTGCTGCTACGAAGTGGAACTACCCTGGAGTTGTTGCTTTGGTTTCAGGTTCACGAAGGACTAATGGGGCGGGTAGCGTTAATCTGGGTGTCAGCGGCACCGAGTCGGGTCTTGAACAGTGGTTAAAGGTGAAAGGAGTTCAGATGGTTGGTGATAATTCGAGGGACGAGTGTGGTGTGAATTTTAGTCCTTATAATGTACAATATATGGAGATTGAAATGGATCTTGAAGGTCAAGGTTTCGTCAACAAAAAAAGGAAATTGAACGTGCTCGTGAAGGTTGTTTCGGGGCCGGATGTTTGTCTTCCAAAAGGCGTGGAGACAAGTAGTTTGTTATATAATTTGTCTAATGTGGCTACGGGTAACATCGCATGTAGGAACTTTTGTTTATGTTCGAAAGCGAATTGTAAAGGTGTTTGTCGGGGAGGGGATTTGCATTCGAGTAGATTTCCTGGACACGGGGCTAAGAGTTTTGGGGCAAAATGTATGACAAAGGTAAAGGATAAAGCAATGAAGAAGATGGCGCCGAAGAATTCTTTTTGTCTACGAGATGGcattgatgatgatgaagtgggGATTGAAATTCAAAATTCTTTCAGTGATCTACAAGTTAACGGTGTGTATAAGTGGTCTTACCTAAGCTCAGGTAAGTGACGTTCTTTagaaaaagggggtttttttaggTGTTCGGAAATGGCGGTTTGAATACCCTTTCGTCGGACACTACTACGAGTGACGGGACCAGAATCGGTACGTCCTTTTCGTTCAAGGCTAGTGCGGGCAATGTCGTCTACACCAACATCGACGATGATGTCCTCTTATCACGTCTCAAAAATTGTGGTAAGGTTGACATTGAGAGTTAGCGGGAATTGGTTAGTCGGTTTTTGTCGTGTTGGTTTGTATCTTCGTGTATTTCTTTAGCTTGTATTTACTTCTTGTGATGTTCGGTAGTTTCATGGCGAGGCTCGGGTTTAGTTAGCTTTACAGCAGATTTTTCGCTTAGACTTAGTTTTCTGTTTAAGAGCCCAGTTCGTGTTTCTCCTTTTGTATCTTGTATTCTTTGTCTCGTCCCGAGATaaagatttttttataaaaattttcgttttttcaaaaaaaaaaaaaattcattttcaaCTCAAGTTATGACAATAGATCACAATGAAACTTCTATCTTCATGTCCTTTTTTACGGCTAAAATTGTGTATTAAATATAAACATTTCCCAGGGAGGTGCTAAGAGAAAATTACAAATGCATAGGTAGCCATGTGTTCCAATTAGAAACTGCATGACCTCTATATTTTAACCAACGAAaagttaacaatctaacaacatcgTAAGActacttttattaaaaaaaaaaaaagaatcattATTTACAAAGTCGTTCATGAACCGTCATGAGACCCATAAAACCGTCATAGGACCCTTAAAAGcgtaaccacaaccgcaacaatctGATTCTTGAAAAAAGACGATCATTGAATGCCCTCAATCCAATTGATAAAAGTGTCTCATGATGCGAAAATTGGCATGTTACAAGTTACAACGCACGCATCTTGCACCATGACTCTGAAGCCACCGAGCACCCGAAAAATAAATGATCCCTCGACTCGACCCCATTAGAACATACGGGAAAAATAATAGAGTTAATGTATATACCTTTAGCGGGAAAGATTCCAACGAAGGGAAAGATAATTCTATTGGAGGAGAATGTGGGTTAATGtgagattatgcttaatgactatactaatcctaactcataacaataagtgttttgaagatgacatatgcacataactaaaggtgatggtagacctcttgacataaatatacaagttcactaatctacacttactctagcaaaagaccaaaaccaaataaaGCTTAAAATGAAAACTAAGCTACACGGTTAGAACCACGGTCGACTGCAGGTCAGACCGTGGGACTTGCACCCAGATTTGTGAAATCAGggttgcacggtcgactccacggctgaACGTGGATCGATCGCAGAATCTCACAGTCCAAATTTTGATCGAAAAATATTTaaccacttcggggcatctataatttatgaaacctgttcaaatatgcttaggatagttgcctcCTTTATACCCAAAGGAGTTTCGgttactagaacactaatcttggttaatcacgcctaatgacatgttaatgacgattaagccttgattaaggataacacataagttttataggaaaacatgtacatctaaaatgtatctagacatacttaggatggtcaccaagtcccaaccaagagttgctccttccttgtacatgtgttggacattaatgtatacttatacattaatcttgcaaatgccactttgcaagtaaaacttacatagtcttagtttaatgatatgttatCACTATATGCTCAATTCTAGATtatttagtgatctcttgctagtcattacatgaatattagttgactacttgctattagtatatgtgtattatttgactatgtgttaaGTGCTAAATGTTAAGTAGTTAGTTAATATGTATTTGTATCAACcttgtcttgctatttgttacaAGTTGGGATTTcaccaactagtatttggactacttcaatatatgcttgtgttacttggataatacttaaaatgtcataatctagtaatcttaaaaggcaatgaatcattaacacacataggtttgctttagtctaaaattaagtttatgaataagtttaaacttgatttaacttgatgtcttgcaacatccttaattgttattatatgtttaaatggtcaagacatcattaacacacttaattaattacaaacaagttcaaatttgaatactagcatgctttgtgattaaagtgggtttgtgtcatcaatgacatgttgaccaaacaatagagatttagcaaatgtgttaattacaaataaaggattatgacaaaactgagattgtctcaaatgattatcatgacttgtatccaagaatgttagactttccgcTTTTAGCATGAccagtcactatcaaggcaatacatccaagttaaatggacatttaatgcatatagatattgtataggatgttgggtatcttttgcagatGTTAACTGAAGAAAAGTGTCTaaagagtgatgtccaaaactgatgCAAATGACTATACAACGGATAGGTATTTTGGACTGGACCGTgtacggtcgacccacggtcgaccgtggtccaATCTGCAGGGACGGCTGACttgtttatctctccatataaatagcaaagcttggagaactttgaagacttggacctcttgcatgctactgctcaaaatcatcagagaatcacaagaacataacacttctacatatgtttgtgattagcaagagaagttctatgatcatcgaaaaaaatttaaaaattgtattaagtaactattcaccccccctctagttacttacaattggtatcagagcggttgctcgtaCATCTGCTCTAGAAACGTTTTTTGATTGAGTCAAAAATCATTTTGGGCAAAAAAGCCCGAGTCAAACGTTCTTCGGATCAACTCAAACGATTGCATACCTTGAAAGATTGGCTAAAGAAAGAGTTAGAAtgctttcatgtgaaagtgcaaaagaatatTGGATACACTATGTCCTCAAGTTGAAGGAGTCTCTAGTTGCATGATGAAGAATGGGTTTGAGGAAAAGGTAACAAGACTTGAATGTCTTGACTTCCATACGAATGAAGTTACTTTGTAAAAGACCATCAGCTAACATTTTACTGCAGGTCGCAATAATTGATGACCAAAAATTAGAACTATTACTGCACGTATGTTCAAACTCATCCCCATGAATAGATTTAATTATCTAAATCCAATAATTGTCCAAATTATACAAATATCGCCATCTCCACTTGTGGATAAGTGCAGTGTTAAAAGCTTTGAGATTTCCCACGTTTAAACCACCACAATCAAACGGTGCTAAAATGGTGTCTCATTTAACCCATGCCATCTTCTTAACCGTAACACTACTGCCTCACAAAATTCTAGCCTGGGTCGACTCTAATTTCACTAAACCATTTCTGGGCATTTAAACATTGACATATGATATATACCGAGACTTCCCATAACCGATGTGATAAGACTCAATCTACCACTCGAACAAATAAGGCTTACTTTCCAAGAAGATACTTTCGAATGGAACTTATAGACCAACGAATACCAATTTGACACCAACTTCATATTGCAACCAATCGGGAAACCAAGATAACTAGTAGGGAAAACACCCACTTGTGCTCCTGCAGTAGCTGCAAAAGAGTAGACTTAAGAGCTATTCACTCCAATACCAAAAAAACATGAGATTTTTTCACATTAATCCTCAAACCCGAAACCAAATAAAAAACCTACATAATAAGAAGAATTCGGTCCAACTATTGAAGACTCTATTCTGAAAAATAATAACATCATCCGCGTATAAAAAATGGGATATCCTAATGTTATTCACCCATACATTAACCCCGTGAATAAGATTAGTCTCCATGGAACTGTGGAAGGCTAGATGAAGGCCCTCCGGGACGATTAATGAAAATAAATGGACTCAAAGCATCACATTAACGCAAACCATGCTTTATACAAAATTCTCGAGTCATACTACCATTAACTAAACAGACATTCTATTCTAATAAAAACATCCCAAAATACACCCAAACCAAATACTACTGAAACCCAAGGATGATTGCAAGAACAATATATAATCTCAATTGACCGAATCGTAAGCTTTCTTAAAATCCACCTTCAATAGGAGCATCTTACGATTCAACTTCTTCGATCATGACATAATCTCATTTAACATCAAAGGACCATTTAAAATGTGTCACCCATAAATGAATGCGGATTGAACCGGACTAATAATCTTATCAATAACATGTTGCAGCCGATTCGTAAGAGTTTTACTCACAATCTTATTGAAAAAACCAACCAACAATATAAGGCAAAAATCAGTTAAAAGGACCGGGTTTCGTACCTTCGGAATAAGAGAAAAAAATTCCGAGTTAGCACCACACTagaactttaacgacccgtcctaatccatctggacgaatacattacatttggttacatcacgaggtacttgacctctatatgatacattttacaaacattgcattcgtttttaaaagacaaactttcattacttcgaaagttgacggcatgcataccatttcctaatatatccaactataattgatttaccaataatcttgatgaactcaatgactcgaatgcaacgtcttttgaaatatgtcatgaatgactccaagtaatatctttaaaatgagcaaatgcacagtggaagatttctttcatacctgagaataaacatgctttaaagtgtcaaccaaaaggttggtgagttcattagtttaacataaataatcatttccatcattttaatagaccacaagattttcattttcatttctcataaatatacgtcccatgcatagagacaaaaatcattcatatggattgagcacctggtaaccgaaattaacaagatgcatataagaatatcccctatcattccgggaaatccttcggacatgataaaacaacatcgaagtactaaagcatccgctacaacggatggggtttgttaggtccaatagatctatctttaggattcgcgtcaattagtagactggtttactaattcttaggttaccaagtaaaaagggcatactcggctttgatcattcaaccatataatgtagtttcgattacttgtgtctatttcgtaaaacatttataaaaattgcgcatgtattctcagcccaaaaagataaagggtaaaaaggaaaatgaaactcaccatactgtatttcatagtaaaaatacatataacgtcattgaacaaaacgtagggttggccttggattcacgaacctatatcatttgtgtatatatattaatacacaaaactgtaatcgaatagatttatatattactagtgatataaatgttatagtagtaatttatatgtttatatattaatatcatagtatttacatattaaaagttttgattatataatatttattatatcattacattaataattttaatactaatatttatatttgaattatcataatacatttattaatataaatgtagtaaatacttgttaaaatgtttttaatacataatttatatcaaCATGTTTAAATATTCAAAGTTGTTACTATTTTAAGTAAATAcaatttatatagttatatgaaaacgtaatatattatattattaataaatatttatatacttgTTAATATGTCATTTAaaatatatgcttatatatatatatatatatatatatatacagaaaattataatcaatatatatattgtatttttttactaatatttatatataacacgtTATATACTTATTTTCCATTAAAATCATGTTCATAGAGTTTACTTTTCGTATATGCATCGTTTTAAAATACAATTTTTACATCATTACCTATCTATACTTCTACATATAtcgtattagtatttattatacataTCGTGATTATATCCATAGTATTCTCTTAATATATCATAACTTTAATCATACCTAATACAATCACAATCATATATTATctcatacttattttagtaatcataataattactccctccgtcccaaattaaCTGTCCCATTTGACTTTTTCAAGTCTTCTTTTTACAACTTTGACTGTAATTATTTCGGTTTATGTTATACAATAATTGATAAAATTTATATGGATGGATTCGGTTTTTAATTGTGTTTTTATTGGTATAACATTCATCAAGTATTATATAACATAAATCTAAATAATTATAGTCAAAGTTGTAGACAAAAGACTCAAAAAGTCAAATGAGACAGttaatttgggacggagggagtataatagtaataaataataataataatattaataatactaatgataataataataataatgataataataataataataataataataataataataataataataataataataataataataataataatatttagtgatatcacttaataataactaaaatgataataataataatcatatcctaatttttaacataataataacaatttataataacaataacaataacaataataataataataataataataataataataataataataataataataataataataataataataataataataataataatgataataatgataataataataataataataataataataataataataataataataataataataataataataataataaaactaaataaagagTGAACTACCTTTGTTGAAGCATAAAAAAAAAGACTGCCCAATCCtagaatcgaacccaagacctctcgatcaCCCGCAAACACCATTAACCACCcgaccatttcagtttttctggaaATAAACCCACCCTGTTTAATTATAATCCGTATCTGTATGTCTCCCTTTTTCATCGTCCTCTTCACCATTTGAATTGGCCAGATTACCATCAACAATCATAATAGCAAATTACATATTGTTTTTAGGATTTTCAAACGAATCATGAACTATCTGTGGTGGTATTTTGTATtaacagaaaaaaattaataaataaaacgcCTGTACAGCTTCGTTTCTAAAACCATGAACAAAAACCTTGATTTTTAAATTCAAACCGTTTTAGATAAAATTTCCAacatgaaaaagtttcta
This genomic interval carries:
- the LOC139897278 gene encoding UDP-glucuronate 4-epimerase 3-like, producing MNNIPSTPGKLKMEKSQYFNKPRWHYSSLAKLTFWSFVFLGLIIVFFYESPPPTSQQTSIPSDLNRRSLKTKSWGGPGWEKRVKSSAKIRSHNGFSVLVTGAAGFVGTHVSAALKRRGDGVLGLDNFNNYYDPSLKRARQALLERSGIFIVEGDINDDVLLKKLFEVVPFTHVMHLAAQAGVRYAMENPSSYVHSNIAGLVNLLEVCKSANPQPAIVWASSSSVYGLNTKIPFSEKDRTDQPASLYAATKKAGEEIAHTYNHIYGLSLTGLRFFTVYGPWGRPDMAYFFFTKDILKGKSIPIFEGANHVTVARDFTYIDDIVKGCLGALDTAEKSTGSGGKKKGNAQLRVFNLGNTSPVPVSDLVSILERLLKVKAKRVVTKLPRNGDVPFTHANISFAQKEFGYKPTTDLQTGLKKFVRWYVGYYGLGKKNDH